Genomic DNA from Nitrosarchaeum koreense MY1:
CAAAATTATATCCAATTCCTTTAATCTGGGTTAATCCGACAATAGCCTTTTTAGCTCCTGGAATGTCATTCCCCACAATCCTAACAATGTGTCTATATTCTTGAGTACTCAAGTATTCCAAAATTCTTAGTTACCCCGATAAAAACCATGCTAGGCGTCAATTCAAAGCATTTCAATTAGGAATTGATAATGATTATTCCTAATTTGTATCTCTTTAGGTCTATTTTAGTCACGATCTAATATGCACATAATACTTTCAAATTTATCTAAAGTCTGAATCTTCTGTCCAGTTTCTACCGTGTACATTCCATTGACTACATTTACAGCACTTTTTCACTCCTCTTTGAGCATCAATTTCAATACAGAAACAATGTTCTCCTTTTCCAGAAGGGTCTTTGAGACATAACTTTTGCATTATTTGCAATTATTTTTTTTATTAATTATCTTATTGGTATTCTAATGACTATAATTTTGAATTAGATAAGTTATAAATTCACATGAACATTTAGGAATAAAATGGATGATACATTTGATCGCGAAAAAGTAGTTGACTGCATGTTTGATCCTGTAACCTCATCCATTTTAGCTGAACTAGAAGATAGTGAAAAGGAATGTTCTTTCTTAGCAGAAAAATCATCTATTTCTGAAAGTGATGTTTTGGAAAGACTTTCTTACTTAATTGAAAAAGGGTTTATTTTTAAAAATTCAATTAATGGAAAATTTGTCTTTTCTGCAAATACTGAAAAATTAACTCAAATCGTAGAAAACAGTGATACCTTTAATGCAACAATTGAAGGCTTAGAAAAAATGGATAGCTATCTTAACTAAAAGATCTCTTACGATTTTTTATTGCATACATTGGAACAATAATCATTCCAATTAATCCAACTATGAGAACATATAGAGAAATAAATCCTAATGATTTCTTACCTGCGTCAGGTTCTGGTCCTATGACTCCAAAGATCTTAATTTCTTTATCATTTGTATTTTCGATAACTAATTTGTATGTGCCAGATGTAGTAATTTTGAACTGCCCTTCAAAGTCTTCTTCATTGATTGATTGTGATTCTATTTCAACATCAAATGGATCTAGTATTTTTGCTTTAATTCCTTTAGAATCCATTATTTGAATTGCATATATTCCATTTTGTGTCTCATTATCTAACTCAGCTGGAATTGTCAAACTTTCTCCGACCTTAATTTGTCCTTCTCCCTTGATCAAATCCTCAAAAATTACTTGATTTCCATAAAATGACAAAATTATTCCTGTACATACTATACCTCCCACAATCACAAAAAAAATACCGGTTCTTTGCATGTTCTGCTTGTGATATTCTTTAGTTTAAACCTAATTTTTTTTTGACTTGAATTCATTCTATAACCAAAAGTTAGATTGTGCTAAAAAAGTTAGCCTAGGCTAACTTTTAAATAAACAAATCCTGCATGATGATTATACTTGAAATTTAATCGTTCGAACGTTATGATCCTAGTAATTTTTGTAATTTTTGGAATTTCAATAATAATGATTTTTCCAGCAATATCTGAGGCTCAATCCGAGCAGAAAACATTTGTTACTCATTCTGGTGCAGTTGTAACGACATCTGGTGAAGTACTTGATCCGCTTTACACTGTATCATCTGTAGAGTTTGATCCAGATGAATATTTAAGAAATTTTGAGTATGGAAGATTATCGGTATCTGAAACTGGACAAACAATTCGTGATTATACAATAATCGCAGAAGATGATAAGATTCAAGAAATTTCTCCTGGAATATTTTACAATGTTTGGACTTTTAATGGAACTGTTCCTGGTCCTACAATAAGAGCTACTGAAGGTGACCTTGTTAGAGTTCATTTCATAAATAATGGTTCAAAAGAACATACTATACATTTTCATGGAATTCATCCAGCTGGAATGGATGGTGTTTTTGAACCTGTAGGTGGTAATGGCGGCCAATTTATTTATGAATTTGAAGCTGGTCCTGTTGGTGTTCATCCTTATCATTGTCATGTGATGCCACTTGAAGAACACATAGTTCATGGTCTTTATGGTGTCTTCATTGTTGATCCTAAGGAAAAACGTTCACCCGCTGACGAAATGGTGATGGTCTTAAATGGGTTGGATACTGATTTTGACACTGAAAATAATTTTTATGCCGTAAATACTATCCCATTTTATTATCAACACCATCCAATCCAGATTAACACCAACGAATTGATTCGAGTCTATGTTGTTAATATGGTAGAATTTGATCCAATAAACAATTTACATCTTCATGGTAATTTGTATAAGTATTATCCAACAGGAACTGATCTTGTTCCATCATTTTACACTGACATGATAACATTATCACAAACTGAACGTGGCATTATGGAATTTGAATACGAATATCCTGGAAAATATCTATTTCATGCCCATAAGGTAGAGTTCTCTGAAAAAGGATGGGTTGGAATATTTCTTGTAAAGGATAATCCTGACAAGAATTCTCAGAAGGTAGAATATGGAACTTAGTGATAATTCATCTAAAATCAAGATTATTGTTAGTGGCTTAATTCCATTTGCATTTGTAATCATTATGATGGCCTATATTTTCGGAC
This window encodes:
- a CDS encoding multicopper oxidase domain-containing protein, translated to MILVIFVIFGISIIMIFPAISEAQSEQKTFVTHSGAVVTTSGEVLDPLYTVSSVEFDPDEYLRNFEYGRLSVSETGQTIRDYTIIAEDDKIQEISPGIFYNVWTFNGTVPGPTIRATEGDLVRVHFINNGSKEHTIHFHGIHPAGMDGVFEPVGGNGGQFIYEFEAGPVGVHPYHCHVMPLEEHIVHGLYGVFIVDPKEKRSPADEMVMVLNGLDTDFDTENNFYAVNTIPFYYQHHPIQINTNELIRVYVVNMVEFDPINNLHLHGNLYKYYPTGTDLVPSFYTDMITLSQTERGIMEFEYEYPGKYLFHAHKVEFSEKGWVGIFLVKDNPDKNSQKVEYGT